Proteins encoded together in one Catellatospora citrea window:
- the fsxC gene encoding FxsC protein, with protein sequence MTSIPRPWPQFFIGHAPADDSRLIQTFFTDLSKTVRARGGSNSSDTPGFIELGVNSDIDVPLNEGLRHRVAEAIATCGVFIPLLSRNYFANETCGREFYAFQRRPSPTPGSPAETVLPVQWGAPTAATPPELAHVELPCDDSCVEYRRVGLRTILSRLNERGYRTEYESLLNHLANLITIRCYDHPVPEPATVLDITAMPTWTHDADVPARRSADKQYVHILVVGEGRATIRQVRRIFDCYGEDVDGWTPYHPQLSVPIGDYARAVANDRGFSAGTVTLAEISLAELVEWSSDHQQAIIIVLDAWVTRLGTRRGVLREFDESPFAATGVLVPTSTTDQETTENLDMLQVSLQEVFHRRHRNPRGFQARIRTFAEFKANLERMLGITKNEILKRRNPPDGPGSGPPSFGSMR encoded by the coding sequence GTGACCTCGATTCCCAGACCCTGGCCGCAGTTCTTCATCGGTCATGCGCCCGCTGACGACAGCCGCCTGATCCAGACGTTCTTCACCGATCTGTCGAAGACGGTCCGGGCACGCGGCGGCTCGAACTCCTCCGACACACCCGGATTCATCGAGCTCGGCGTGAACTCTGACATCGATGTCCCGCTCAACGAAGGACTGCGGCACCGCGTCGCCGAAGCGATCGCCACCTGCGGTGTCTTCATCCCGCTGCTGTCGCGCAACTACTTCGCCAACGAGACCTGCGGTAGAGAGTTCTACGCGTTCCAGCGTCGACCCAGCCCGACACCGGGCTCGCCGGCCGAGACGGTCCTGCCGGTCCAATGGGGTGCACCGACGGCAGCGACGCCGCCGGAACTCGCACACGTCGAGCTGCCCTGCGACGACTCCTGCGTCGAGTACCGGCGTGTGGGATTGAGGACCATCCTCAGCCGGCTCAATGAGCGCGGCTACCGGACGGAATACGAGAGCCTGCTGAACCACCTGGCCAACCTGATCACCATTCGCTGCTATGACCATCCCGTGCCCGAACCGGCGACCGTGCTGGACATCACCGCCATGCCCACCTGGACCCACGATGCGGATGTGCCGGCGCGGCGCAGCGCCGACAAGCAGTACGTGCACATTCTGGTAGTCGGCGAAGGCCGAGCAACGATCAGGCAGGTCAGACGCATCTTCGACTGCTACGGCGAGGACGTCGACGGCTGGACCCCGTACCACCCCCAGCTCAGTGTGCCGATCGGCGACTACGCCCGCGCCGTCGCCAATGACCGCGGCTTCAGCGCGGGCACCGTCACACTCGCCGAAATAAGCCTCGCAGAGCTCGTCGAATGGTCCAGCGACCACCAACAGGCCATCATCATCGTACTCGATGCATGGGTCACCCGCCTGGGCACGCGACGCGGCGTCCTACGCGAATTCGACGAGTCCCCCTTCGCGGCGACAGGCGTACTCGTCCCGACCAGCACGACGGACCAGGAGACGACGGAAAACCTTGACATGCTGCAGGTCAGCCTGCAGGAGGTGTTCCATCGACGCCACCGGAACCCCAGAGGTTTCCAGGCCCGCATCAGGACTTTTGCCGAGTTCAAGGCAAACCTCGAAAGAATGCTCGGCATCACCAAGAACGAAATTCTCAAGAGGAGAAATCCGCCTGACGGCCCCGGCTCCGGACCACCCTCATTCGGATCCATGCGATAG